The following coding sequences are from one Geothrix sp. window:
- a CDS encoding ABC transporter ATP-binding protein, whose product MLQVEDLHAGYGASEVLTGTTLTVKQGTLVALIGANGAGKTTTMRAISGGLKPSRGRVLLDGHEVQGLDASRIARLGLAHSPEGRKVFGPLSVEDNLLLGAYSRLPRFLGFRAKAQADLDRVYELFPKLKERMKQAAGTLSGGEQQMLAIGRALMARPKVMLLDEPSMGLAPVIVQEVFRTIRRLKEEGITLLLVEQFAKSALEVADYAYVMERGRIAVEGTPAELARNERVIAAYLG is encoded by the coding sequence ATGCTTCAAGTGGAAGATCTCCATGCAGGCTACGGCGCCAGCGAGGTGCTGACGGGCACCACGCTGACCGTGAAGCAGGGCACCCTGGTGGCCCTCATCGGCGCCAACGGTGCTGGCAAGACCACCACCATGCGGGCCATCTCCGGCGGCCTCAAGCCCAGCCGCGGCAGGGTCCTGCTGGATGGCCATGAGGTGCAGGGCCTCGATGCCTCGCGCATCGCGCGCCTGGGCCTGGCGCACTCGCCCGAGGGCCGCAAGGTCTTCGGGCCGCTCTCGGTGGAGGACAACCTCCTGCTGGGCGCCTACAGCCGCCTGCCCCGCTTCCTGGGCTTCCGCGCCAAGGCCCAGGCCGACCTGGACCGCGTCTACGAGCTGTTCCCCAAGCTGAAGGAGCGGATGAAGCAGGCCGCGGGCACCCTGTCCGGCGGCGAGCAGCAGATGCTGGCCATCGGCCGCGCCCTCATGGCCCGGCCCAAGGTCATGCTGCTGGACGAGCCCTCCATGGGCCTCGCCCCGGTCATCGTGCAGGAGGTCTTCCGCACCATCCGGCGCCTGAAAGAGGAAGGCATCACCCTCCTGCTGGTGGAGCAGTTCGCCAAGAGCGCCCTCGAAGTGGCCGACTACGCCTACGTCATGGAGCGCGGCCGCATCGCCGTGGAAGGCACCCCCGCCGAGCTGGCCCGCAACGAGCGCGTCATCGCCGCCTACCTGGGCTGA
- a CDS encoding electron transfer flavoprotein subunit alpha/FixB family protein gives MILVFCELKDGQIRKPSAEALSEGRRLADAAGRQLGALFAGASCAGAAEAAKYGADLILTAEGATLASYSSDAFAAVIAEAMKAKGATVLLAAATAVGKDMAPRAAARLGAGYASDVTGLSIVDGKLQAVRPVYAGKAFATTSFASAIQVATTRPNVFAAAEKAGAGTMESLAAPAGDFKSVVKEILAKASGKVDLSEANVIVSGGRGMKDGANFKILEELADAIGGVVGASRAAVDAGWGLPHSMQVGQTGKVVSPTLYIACGISGAIQHIAGMSGSKFIVAINKDPEAPIFKLANYGIVGDLFEVVPELTKAAKALGIGSN, from the coding sequence ATGATTCTCGTGTTCTGTGAACTGAAGGATGGCCAGATCCGCAAGCCCAGCGCCGAAGCCCTGAGCGAAGGCCGCCGCCTCGCGGATGCCGCGGGCAGGCAGCTGGGCGCGCTCTTCGCCGGCGCCTCCTGCGCGGGTGCCGCCGAGGCCGCCAAGTACGGCGCCGACCTGATCCTCACCGCCGAAGGCGCCACGCTGGCCTCCTACTCCAGTGACGCTTTCGCCGCCGTCATTGCCGAGGCCATGAAGGCCAAGGGCGCCACCGTGCTGCTCGCCGCGGCGACCGCCGTGGGCAAGGACATGGCCCCCCGGGCCGCCGCCCGTCTGGGTGCCGGCTACGCGTCGGACGTCACCGGGCTCTCCATCGTGGATGGCAAGCTCCAGGCTGTCCGCCCCGTCTACGCCGGGAAGGCCTTTGCCACCACCAGCTTCGCCAGTGCCATCCAGGTGGCCACCACCCGGCCCAACGTGTTCGCCGCCGCCGAGAAGGCCGGCGCCGGCACGATGGAATCCCTCGCCGCTCCCGCCGGGGACTTCAAGTCCGTGGTGAAGGAGATTCTGGCCAAGGCCAGCGGCAAGGTGGACCTGAGCGAAGCCAACGTCATCGTGAGCGGCGGCCGCGGCATGAAGGACGGCGCCAACTTCAAGATCCTCGAAGAGCTGGCGGACGCCATCGGCGGCGTCGTGGGCGCCTCCCGGGCGGCCGTGGACGCGGGCTGGGGCCTGCCCCACAGCATGCAGGTGGGCCAGACCGGCAAGGTCGTGAGCCCCACCCTCTACATCGCCTGTGGCATCAGCGGCGCCATCCAGCACATCGCCGGCATGAGCGGCTCGAAGTTCATCGTCGCCATCAACAAGGATCCCGAGGCGCCCATCTTCAAGCTGGCGAACTACGGGATAGTGGGCGACCTGTTCGAGGTCGTTCCCGAACTCACCAAGGCCGCCAAGGCGCTGGGTATCGGCTCGAACTAG
- a CDS encoding cyclic nucleotide-binding domain-containing protein, translating into MAEPSFIDQSKLRFREGELIFRKGEMAQQMYIILSGKVRLYVSEEAQGEWAEELAKGDFFGEGSLLEALPRQHTALALEDSDLIAINRGTFMRMIRQNPEVSVKMMQRLAQRHREVGERLESMDANRPAKVVTAPVANLVSVLSGKPHPILSHGSLIGRFDPTTGVHPDIDLTDEDHNLSVSRRHARILCEHGRYFLLEEPGVANGTFVRGERIQPGEPRELKHGDRVGFGMVVLFFEKT; encoded by the coding sequence ATGGCTGAACCCAGCTTCATCGACCAAAGCAAGCTGCGCTTCCGCGAAGGCGAGCTGATCTTCCGCAAGGGGGAGATGGCCCAGCAGATGTACATCATCCTGTCGGGCAAGGTGCGCCTGTATGTCTCAGAGGAGGCGCAGGGGGAGTGGGCCGAGGAGCTCGCCAAGGGGGATTTCTTCGGGGAAGGCAGTCTGCTGGAGGCTTTGCCGCGCCAGCACACGGCCCTGGCCCTGGAGGATTCGGACCTCATCGCCATCAACCGCGGCACCTTCATGCGGATGATCCGGCAGAACCCCGAAGTCTCCGTGAAGATGATGCAGCGCCTGGCCCAGCGGCACCGCGAAGTCGGCGAGCGGCTGGAGTCCATGGACGCCAACCGCCCCGCCAAGGTCGTCACGGCCCCGGTGGCCAACCTGGTGTCCGTGCTGAGCGGCAAGCCCCACCCGATCCTGTCGCACGGTTCGCTCATCGGGCGCTTCGATCCCACCACGGGCGTCCACCCCGACATCGACCTGACGGACGAGGACCACAACCTCAGCGTGTCCCGGCGCCATGCCCGCATCCTCTGCGAGCACGGCCGCTACTTCCTGCTGGAGGAACCCGGCGTGGCCAACGGCACCTTCGTGCGCGGCGAGCGCATCCAGCCGGGCGAGCCCCGGGAGCTGAAGCACGGCGACCGCGTGGGCTTCGGCATGGTGGTGCTGTTCTTCGAAAAGACGTAA
- a CDS encoding branched-chain amino acid ABC transporter permease, with translation MNASIIGQMAVSGALMGLVYALIAYGFQLTFATSKSINFGQGELVMVSAFFSLTLLNLGVPYWAMIPGGLLFGAIMGLVVERAGVRLALEQKSEGWILLTIIIGLFFFSAAENLWGRDDRPFPTPISADPIHVLGVDVTRLELSVAVGVLAIMGAIELFKRRTLLGKAFEAVSADRDAAELMGISATRTVMLSYALSGAVAALAGILVSPITTVGPTMASALILKAFSVAVVAGLDSGFGVVLIGMFLGALESLASFYLGSGWREAPGLVLLILALAVRPTGVFGKAIIRKV, from the coding sequence ATGAATGCATCGATCATTGGGCAGATGGCCGTCAGCGGCGCCTTGATGGGGCTGGTCTACGCCCTCATCGCCTACGGCTTCCAGCTGACCTTCGCCACCAGCAAGAGCATCAACTTCGGCCAGGGCGAGCTGGTGATGGTCTCGGCCTTCTTCAGCCTCACCCTGCTCAACCTTGGCGTGCCCTACTGGGCCATGATTCCCGGCGGCCTGCTCTTCGGCGCCATCATGGGCCTGGTGGTCGAGCGCGCCGGCGTGCGGCTGGCGCTGGAGCAGAAGAGCGAAGGCTGGATCCTGCTCACGATCATCATCGGCCTCTTCTTCTTCTCCGCCGCCGAGAACCTCTGGGGCCGGGACGACCGCCCCTTCCCCACCCCCATCTCCGCCGATCCCATCCACGTGCTGGGCGTGGACGTGACCCGGCTCGAGCTGTCCGTGGCCGTGGGCGTGCTGGCCATCATGGGCGCCATCGAACTGTTCAAGCGCCGCACCCTGCTGGGCAAGGCCTTCGAGGCCGTGTCCGCGGACCGCGACGCCGCCGAGCTCATGGGCATCTCGGCCACCCGCACCGTCATGCTGTCCTACGCCCTGTCGGGCGCCGTGGCGGCCCTGGCGGGCATCCTGGTCTCGCCCATCACCACCGTGGGCCCCACCATGGCTTCGGCGCTCATCCTCAAGGCCTTCTCCGTGGCCGTGGTGGCGGGCCTGGATTCGGGCTTCGGCGTGGTGCTCATCGGCATGTTCCTGGGGGCGCTGGAAAGCCTGGCCAGCTTCTACCTGGGCAGCGGCTGGCGCGAGGCGCCGGGCCTGGTGCTGCTGATCCTCGCCCTGGCCGTGCGGCCCACGGGCGTGTTCGGCAAAGCCATCATCCGGAAGGTGTGA
- the lpxK gene encoding tetraacyldisaccharide 4'-kinase — MSLLRLLAAPLAPLYGAVVRARNRGFDAHPERVAHATVPVISIGNLSAGGTGKTPLTLFLAEGLEAAGWTNAVLSRGYGGRRNVDPMSVEADSDPRQTGDEPLLMARRLGARRVVVGRKREAAAMRAQSQRPGLRCLLLDDGFQHRALHRDLDLLVLDGVRRWGDGRMLPLGDLREPVDSARRAQALVVTRAARVQDRPEIEAWWARHGSGGPVFWVDFALGGLRRWPAELPAAEVQGPAFAWCGLGHPEAFYADLLLAGHAWTGSRSFPDHRGPSPADLRRLQAQARAEGAAWLVCTEKDAVKLGPDHARALDLPLLVAEQRVAGGESLLAWVLARLI; from the coding sequence ATGTCCCTCCTGCGCCTCCTGGCTGCCCCGCTGGCACCCCTCTACGGGGCCGTGGTGCGCGCCCGCAACCGGGGCTTCGACGCCCACCCCGAGCGGGTCGCCCATGCCACGGTCCCCGTGATCTCCATCGGCAACCTCAGCGCCGGGGGCACCGGCAAGACGCCCCTCACCCTGTTCCTGGCCGAAGGGCTGGAGGCCGCCGGCTGGACCAATGCCGTGCTCTCGCGTGGCTACGGCGGGCGGCGGAACGTGGATCCCATGAGCGTCGAGGCCGACTCCGATCCCCGGCAGACCGGCGACGAGCCCCTGCTCATGGCCCGGCGCCTGGGCGCCCGCCGCGTGGTGGTGGGCCGGAAGCGCGAGGCGGCGGCCATGCGGGCCCAATCCCAGCGGCCGGGCCTCCGCTGCCTGCTGCTGGACGACGGCTTCCAGCACCGGGCCCTGCACCGCGACCTGGACCTGCTGGTGCTCGATGGCGTGCGCCGCTGGGGCGACGGGCGGATGCTGCCCCTGGGTGACCTGCGCGAGCCCGTGGACAGCGCCCGCCGCGCCCAGGCCCTGGTGGTAACCCGCGCCGCGCGGGTGCAGGACCGCCCTGAGATCGAAGCCTGGTGGGCCCGCCACGGTTCGGGTGGCCCCGTCTTCTGGGTGGACTTCGCCCTGGGCGGCCTGCGCCGCTGGCCGGCGGAGCTGCCGGCGGCCGAGGTCCAGGGCCCGGCCTTCGCCTGGTGCGGCCTGGGCCACCCCGAGGCCTTCTACGCCGACCTGCTGCTGGCCGGGCATGCCTGGACCGGCTCGCGCAGCTTCCCGGACCACCGGGGCCCCTCGCCGGCGGACCTGCGCCGGCTGCAGGCGCAGGCCCGGGCCGAAGGCGCCGCCTGGCTGGTCTGCACCGAGAAGGACGCGGTGAAGCTCGGCCCCGACCATGCGCGGGCCCTGGACCTGCCCCTCCTCGTGGCGGAGCAGCGGGTGGCCGGCGGCGAGTCATTGCTCGCCTGGGTGCTGGCCCGATTGATCTGA
- a CDS encoding electron transfer flavoprotein subunit beta/FixA family protein, with product MKILVALKQVPDTETKIKVAADGRSLDPADVKWITSPYDEYALEEAIRTKEGKGAEVVALSVGGDSAKDVLKNALALGADSAVLLRGDGQGDAFAVAQIIAGYAKDKGFDLILCGNKGLGGDNAAMGPMLAELLGVAQANVIVMLELGEGTFKAEREIEGGSEIVEGQLPAVITAQKGLNEPRYASLKGIMAAKKKTIEEVDAVPATVGTQTIALALPPERPAGRKLEGDAAAQAQALIQALKDEAKVF from the coding sequence ATGAAGATCCTCGTCGCCCTCAAGCAGGTACCCGACACCGAAACCAAGATCAAAGTCGCCGCCGATGGCCGGTCCCTCGACCCGGCCGACGTCAAGTGGATCACCAGCCCCTATGACGAGTACGCGCTGGAAGAGGCCATCCGCACCAAGGAGGGCAAGGGCGCCGAGGTGGTGGCCCTCTCCGTGGGCGGCGACAGCGCCAAGGACGTGCTGAAGAACGCGCTGGCCCTCGGCGCCGACAGCGCCGTGCTGCTCCGGGGCGATGGCCAGGGCGACGCCTTCGCCGTGGCACAGATCATCGCCGGCTACGCCAAGGACAAGGGCTTCGACCTGATCCTCTGCGGCAACAAGGGCCTCGGCGGCGACAATGCCGCCATGGGACCGATGCTCGCGGAGCTGCTGGGCGTCGCCCAGGCCAACGTGATCGTGATGCTGGAACTGGGTGAAGGCACCTTCAAGGCCGAGCGCGAGATCGAAGGCGGCTCCGAGATCGTGGAGGGCCAGCTGCCCGCCGTGATCACCGCCCAGAAGGGCCTCAACGAGCCCCGCTACGCCAGCCTCAAGGGCATCATGGCCGCCAAGAAGAAGACCATCGAGGAAGTGGACGCGGTGCCCGCGACGGTCGGCACCCAAACCATCGCCCTGGCCCTGCCGCCCGAGCGCCCCGCCGGCCGCAAGCTGGAAGGCGATGCCGCCGCCCAGGCCCAGGCCCTGATCCAGGCCCTCAAGGACGAAGCCAAGGTCTTCTAG
- a CDS encoding DUF1569 domain-containing protein, with amino-acid sequence MHSLFVPADRDALARRFAELEPGAQRQWGKMDAAQMLRHCSIALGDLLGDRPVKQLFLGKLITPLIRGQIFGEKPFRRNSPTDPIYVVSDPRDFETERTQLATFIDRVVQRGTAKTEGMVHPFFGRLSGEQWGRLIYKHFDHHLRQFGV; translated from the coding sequence ATGCATTCGCTGTTCGTTCCCGCCGACCGGGATGCCCTGGCCCGGCGGTTCGCGGAGCTGGAGCCGGGTGCACAGCGCCAGTGGGGGAAGATGGACGCGGCCCAGATGCTGAGGCACTGCTCCATCGCCCTGGGCGATCTCCTGGGGGATCGTCCGGTGAAGCAACTCTTCCTGGGGAAGCTGATCACACCTTTGATCCGGGGCCAGATCTTCGGGGAGAAACCCTTCCGTCGCAACTCCCCCACCGATCCCATCTACGTGGTGTCCGATCCCCGGGATTTTGAGACTGAGCGCACGCAGCTGGCCACCTTCATCGACCGCGTGGTCCAGCGTGGCACCGCCAAGACCGAGGGCATGGTCCACCCCTTCTTCGGCCGCCTGAGTGGCGAGCAGTGGGGACGCCTGATCTACAAGCACTTCGACCATCACCTGAGGCAATTCGGCGTTTGA
- a CDS encoding ABC transporter substrate-binding protein produces the protein MFKQIVQGSLLLTALGLTAGDTVKIALTGPFSGGSAPMGTSARDGSKLAIAEINAAGGILVGGKKMKIEIVERDDEAKNERGALIAQELAAMSDLTGVIGTVNTGVCMAGDKHLQEKGITKIICPAAGSASMTQWSKAGVKDCSIFRFAAHDGIQAAMVVEEAINRKFTKVAVVFDSTNYGVSGRDDMLDQIKKQGSKLEVVAQEKFNIGDKDMTAQLLRAKSAGAQAILIWGIGPELAAISNGMAKIGMKAPLIGGWTLSMSNYIDNAGKNGNGTLMPQTFIEEPITPKAKAFIDGYHKTFKVGRIPSPVAAAQGYDAVYLMAAAVKQAGSTDTKKVKEALEDLKEPVQGVIATWNHPYTKWDPADVTTHEAFRREQTVMGMVKDGHVVFGNDADRERLRKSALSATPAKIKGKKK, from the coding sequence ATGTTCAAGCAGATCGTCCAGGGATCGCTCCTGCTCACGGCCCTCGGCCTCACGGCCGGAGACACCGTGAAGATCGCCCTCACGGGACCCTTCAGCGGCGGCTCCGCCCCCATGGGCACCTCCGCGCGGGACGGCTCCAAGCTCGCCATCGCCGAGATCAACGCCGCCGGCGGCATCCTGGTGGGCGGCAAGAAGATGAAGATCGAGATCGTCGAGCGCGATGACGAGGCCAAGAACGAGCGCGGCGCCCTCATCGCCCAGGAGCTGGCCGCCATGAGCGACCTGACGGGCGTCATCGGCACCGTGAACACCGGCGTCTGCATGGCCGGCGACAAGCACCTGCAGGAGAAGGGCATCACCAAGATCATCTGCCCCGCCGCGGGCTCGGCCTCCATGACGCAGTGGAGCAAGGCCGGCGTGAAGGACTGCTCCATCTTCCGCTTCGCCGCCCATGACGGCATCCAGGCGGCCATGGTGGTGGAGGAGGCCATCAACCGCAAGTTCACCAAGGTGGCGGTGGTCTTCGATTCCACCAACTACGGCGTCTCCGGCCGCGACGACATGCTGGACCAGATCAAGAAGCAGGGCAGCAAGCTGGAGGTCGTGGCCCAGGAGAAGTTCAACATCGGCGACAAGGACATGACCGCCCAGCTGCTGCGGGCCAAGTCCGCCGGCGCCCAGGCCATCCTCATCTGGGGCATCGGGCCCGAGCTGGCCGCCATTTCCAACGGCATGGCCAAGATCGGCATGAAGGCCCCGCTCATCGGCGGCTGGACGCTCTCCATGTCCAACTACATCGACAACGCCGGCAAGAACGGCAACGGCACGCTGATGCCGCAGACCTTCATCGAAGAGCCCATCACCCCCAAGGCCAAGGCCTTCATCGACGGCTACCACAAGACCTTCAAGGTGGGCCGCATCCCCTCCCCCGTGGCCGCCGCCCAGGGCTATGACGCCGTCTACCTCATGGCCGCCGCCGTGAAGCAGGCCGGCAGCACCGACACGAAGAAGGTCAAGGAGGCCCTGGAGGACCTGAAGGAGCCCGTGCAGGGCGTCATCGCCACCTGGAACCACCCCTACACCAAGTGGGATCCCGCCGACGTGACCACCCACGAGGCCTTCCGCCGCGAGCAGACGGTCATGGGCATGGTGAAGGACGGCCACGTGGTCTTCGGCAACGACGCCGACCGCGAGCGCCTCCGCAAGTCCGCGCTGAGCGCCACGCCCGCCAAGATCAAGGGCAAGAAGAAGTAG
- a CDS encoding branched-chain amino acid ABC transporter ATP-binding protein/permease: MKRILLLRGAELIVFAFLATIPLLVVNPYALGLLTLLAIYGILLIGLDVTVGYLGQVNLAHVAFLGLGAYAAGLTVTKFGLGMAPALLAAMAVGLLLGGLLALPALRLEGPQFALATLSFAALSTTALNELESLTGGAQGLSLSRPPVWGHALTPPLFFWLCLALLALVWMVMRNLLASQWGRAFEALRDSPIATDAMGVGTYRHKVAAFALGSSLGGLAGGLYAFNFQYLQPQSFTYDLMIILLLGVVLGGRKSLWGAFVGATVIVLLPNLLSNRHLFQIFSGLGFAMALAAGLRGLVKKTTRPFQALAPVVAMGLLVVGGLFVENTEDWRKAIFALMLFSVVVGLPEGLMGFLSLFLAKLFRVPHAPLPEASDIEAILPPRSADGAPLLVIEDLKRYFGGVKAVDGLSMTIKSGAIHGLIGPNGSGKSTVVNVISGLYTPSAGRILLRGSVLPSGSLYQVSKSGVARTFQNLQLFAELTALENVMVALKGVYRSPLPLVLLGLARKEERQAQADALCLLDRIGLKDQALTKAKDLTYGAQRFLEVARALARKPDLLILDEPAAGLAHPDVVQLIEIIKRVHRRGISILLIEHHMDVVSELCDTVTVLDGGKVIAEGTPDEVKRHPKVVEAYLGQPPQTDLPGEPSPQPA, from the coding sequence ATGAAGCGCATCCTCCTCCTCCGCGGTGCCGAGCTCATCGTCTTCGCCTTCCTGGCCACCATCCCGCTCCTGGTGGTGAATCCCTACGCCCTGGGCCTGCTCACCCTGCTGGCCATCTACGGCATCCTCCTCATCGGCCTGGACGTCACCGTGGGCTACCTGGGCCAGGTGAACCTCGCCCACGTGGCCTTCCTGGGCCTGGGCGCCTACGCGGCCGGCCTCACCGTCACCAAGTTCGGCCTGGGCATGGCTCCGGCCCTGCTGGCGGCCATGGCCGTGGGCCTGCTGCTGGGTGGTCTGCTGGCCCTGCCCGCGCTGCGCCTGGAAGGCCCCCAGTTCGCCCTGGCCACCCTCAGCTTCGCCGCCCTCAGCACCACGGCGCTGAACGAGCTGGAGAGCCTCACGGGCGGCGCCCAGGGCCTGAGCCTCAGCCGGCCGCCGGTCTGGGGGCACGCGCTCACCCCGCCCCTGTTCTTCTGGCTCTGCCTGGCCCTGCTGGCCCTGGTGTGGATGGTGATGCGCAACCTGCTGGCCTCGCAGTGGGGCCGGGCCTTCGAGGCCCTGCGGGACAGCCCCATCGCCACGGACGCCATGGGCGTGGGCACCTACCGGCACAAGGTGGCCGCCTTCGCCCTGGGCTCGAGTCTCGGCGGCCTGGCGGGCGGGCTCTACGCCTTCAACTTCCAGTACCTGCAGCCCCAGAGCTTCACCTATGACCTGATGATCATCCTGCTGCTGGGCGTGGTGCTGGGCGGCCGCAAGAGCCTGTGGGGCGCCTTCGTGGGCGCCACGGTCATCGTGCTGCTGCCCAACCTGCTGTCGAATCGCCACCTCTTCCAGATCTTCTCCGGCCTGGGCTTCGCCATGGCCCTGGCGGCGGGCCTGCGCGGCCTGGTGAAGAAGACCACGCGGCCCTTCCAGGCCCTGGCCCCCGTCGTGGCCATGGGACTGCTGGTGGTGGGCGGCCTCTTCGTGGAGAACACCGAGGATTGGCGCAAGGCCATCTTCGCCCTGATGCTCTTCTCCGTGGTGGTGGGCCTGCCCGAGGGTCTCATGGGCTTCCTGTCCCTCTTCCTGGCGAAGCTGTTCCGGGTGCCCCACGCGCCCCTGCCCGAAGCCTCGGACATCGAGGCCATCCTGCCGCCCCGCAGCGCCGATGGCGCGCCCCTGCTGGTCATCGAGGACCTCAAGCGGTACTTCGGCGGTGTGAAGGCTGTGGACGGCCTCTCCATGACGATCAAGTCCGGCGCCATCCACGGCCTCATCGGACCCAACGGCTCCGGCAAGAGCACCGTGGTGAACGTCATCTCCGGGCTCTACACGCCCAGCGCCGGGCGCATCCTGCTCCGGGGCTCGGTCCTGCCCTCGGGCAGCCTCTACCAGGTGTCCAAGTCCGGCGTGGCGCGGACCTTCCAGAACCTGCAGCTCTTCGCCGAGCTCACGGCCCTGGAGAACGTCATGGTGGCGCTGAAGGGCGTGTACCGCAGCCCCCTGCCCCTGGTGCTGCTGGGCCTGGCCCGCAAAGAAGAACGCCAGGCCCAGGCCGACGCGCTCTGCCTGCTGGACCGCATCGGGCTGAAGGACCAGGCCCTCACCAAGGCCAAGGACCTGACCTATGGCGCCCAGCGCTTCCTGGAAGTGGCCCGCGCCCTGGCCCGCAAGCCCGACCTGCTCATCCTCGACGAGCCCGCCGCGGGCCTGGCCCACCCGGACGTGGTCCAGCTCATCGAGATCATCAAGCGGGTCCACAGGCGCGGCATCAGCATCCTCCTCATCGAGCACCACATGGACGTGGTGAGCGAGCTCTGCGACACCGTGACCGTGCTGGACGGCGGCAAAGTCATCGCCGAGGGCACGCCTGACGAGGTGAAGCGCCATCCCAAGGTGGTGGAGGCCTACCTGGGCCAGCCCCCGCAAACCGATCTCCCCGGCGAACCCTCGCCGCAGCCGGCCTAG
- a CDS encoding UDP-N-acetylglucosamine--N-acetylmuramyl-(pentapeptide) pyrophosphoryl-undecaprenol N-acetylglucosamine transferase, with the protein MRDATPNFQDALVLTGGGTGGHYFPAIALAEGARARWSDRLITFVGAQRGIEARELPATTWPHLLLDVEGFLGRSPLRAARSTWKLGRAVFRLKALWRRERPWAVIGTGGYGAAPALLAARSLGIPFFLHESNAAPGALVKLVAPKARRVWCGMEAVRPLLPGADCRVVGTPVRGAFLRTFRPVAELAPPFRVLVLGGSGGARALNEALLELASALLERQPDWEILHQTGPAELERLKARPRHPRHALVPFIARMDEAMEAASLVVGRSGASTCAELKAAGRGGLLIPLPTSANDHQRRNALALAAEGRALVLEQGPEFIPRLEAALLPLLEDPLARQSLSSEPESNRAVQLCLDDLGACLG; encoded by the coding sequence ATGCGCGACGCGACGCCGAATTTCCAGGATGCGCTGGTCCTTACGGGGGGCGGCACGGGTGGCCACTACTTTCCGGCCATCGCCCTGGCGGAGGGGGCCCGGGCCCGGTGGTCTGACCGTCTGATCACTTTCGTGGGCGCGCAGCGTGGCATCGAGGCGAGAGAGCTGCCCGCCACCACCTGGCCCCACCTGCTGCTGGACGTGGAGGGTTTCCTCGGCCGCTCGCCTTTGCGGGCCGCGCGGTCGACCTGGAAACTCGGGCGCGCCGTCTTCCGCCTGAAGGCCCTCTGGCGCCGGGAGCGGCCCTGGGCCGTGATCGGCACCGGCGGCTACGGTGCCGCGCCCGCGCTGCTGGCCGCCCGCTCACTGGGCATCCCCTTCTTCCTGCACGAGAGCAACGCCGCGCCGGGCGCCCTGGTGAAGCTGGTGGCGCCGAAGGCCCGGCGCGTGTGGTGCGGCATGGAGGCCGTGCGTCCGCTGCTGCCGGGCGCCGACTGCCGCGTGGTGGGGACGCCGGTGCGGGGGGCCTTCCTGCGCACCTTCCGGCCCGTCGCAGAGCTGGCGCCACCCTTCCGCGTGCTGGTGCTGGGCGGCAGTGGCGGGGCCCGCGCCCTCAATGAGGCGCTGCTGGAACTGGCGTCAGCGCTGCTGGAGCGCCAGCCCGACTGGGAGATCCTGCACCAGACGGGGCCGGCGGAACTGGAGCGCCTGAAGGCGCGGCCGCGCCATCCGCGCCACGCGCTGGTGCCCTTCATCGCCCGCATGGACGAGGCCATGGAAGCTGCGAGCCTGGTGGTGGGCCGCTCCGGCGCCAGCACCTGCGCCGAGCTGAAGGCCGCCGGGCGCGGCGGGCTCCTGATCCCCCTGCCCACCAGCGCGAACGACCATCAGCGCAGGAACGCCCTGGCCCTGGCGGCGGAGGGGCGGGCCCTCGTCCTCGAACAGGGGCCGGAGTTCATCCCGCGGCTCGAGGCGGCCCTCCTGCCGTTGCTGGAGGATCCCTTGGCGCGACAATCACTGTCCAGCGAGCCCGAATCCAACCGGGCGGTGCAGCTCTGCCTGGATGATCTGGGCGCCTGTCTCGGCTGA